The sequence GTCctaaattgtaatcagtaacataaCTTTTGGATGACCCAAATTTAGTAACGTAATCTGGTTACTAtcagttacttttggattactttccccttaacaGGCATTAGAAGAAGTCAAAAAGGATCCATCAAATGCATTTGGTGTATCATCATAGTGTTCTCTGGATTGTGGTCAGAGTCGCTCAGGTGGAAAAACTTTAAACTTGTGCCTTTATTTAATGCTgaatttttaactaggcaagtcagttaagaacaaattcttattttcattgacggcctaggaacagtgttttCAGGTGCAGAACGATTTTTTTACATTGCAACCTtttagttactagtccaacgctctaaccactaggctacctgtcgccccattGAATATAATTGGGAAAACAGAAAGatgtcaaaatgtgtttttttacgCAAGCATCGTTTCTGAATTTAAATTtaatccaagaagtaatcatctagttttctgtaatctgattacaaatgTTTTCATGGTAATTTAACTGATTAAAGTTACAGTTTTTTGTAATCAGATAACATGAGAtaacatgtaatcagttactccccaaccttcattattattattgttcaTAAACTAGTCTAAATGTTGAAGTTGGCTCAACATGGGCCTCCATAAGTATTAGTGGGTGTGGTGTTGTCCTATAGTCCTCTGGTCCTGACTGTGACTCTGGAGCCGATGGTGAGGGCATAGGCCATTATTCACAGCACAGAGAACCAGAGGGGGACTAAATTTAGACACACTTTCACACGCTGTGTGACAgccagaggagggtggagggtgagaagagggtggagaggaggggagagtgggcTCTGCCATTTATAGCACAGACTGCTAGTATAGAAGCAGAAGACAAGGACTAACCTCACAGGACTTTAGAAATGAGCTCAGCTAACTGGGCATAGGAGATGTACCATGCTTACATTGCAGTGGAAATAGGGTTGCTGATTTTTTAACTGGAGATCGGATCATTTGCCAGCATCTCTTCTTTCTCTGTTCACACATCTGCAATTCTTCCCATTGAATGTAGAGAGAACATAAATAGCTGACATGTGCTTCTGATAGTTCATTGGGGTTAATTACCCAAATCTATTCAgggtgttgttttgttgttgttgtattttgtCAGCTCAAGCTGTCTCCGTGGAAAAGAGGGTTCAGTGTTCTGTTCCGACACTACAGCTCAGTAGGCTGTCATGTGACCGTGGTGCTTCTGTTCCTTATACAGTACATGGCCGTGCCCTTGATGTCCTCAACCTGTCCTCTCCATCTGCTGAGAGTctcatccctgtgtgtgtgtgtgtgtgtgtgtgtgtgtgtgtgtgtgtgtgtgtgtgtgtgtgtgtgtgtgtgtgtgtgtgtgtgtgtgtgtgtgtctctgtcatgTCAGGTCGTGTGGGATGCCCTCATCCCGGGGCTGACGGCCTGCTCATGCTCAATGGTAATTATCTCTCCTGGCCAACACCAACTTGTGTGTCTTCTTCCATCACTATCATGGCCCAGTGTTCATGTTTCCATATTATGACTCGTTAGGGAGACTCAACCAGGCTATAGATCGAGAAGCTAGTATGGGATTGACCTTCCTGTCACGCTTTTCTGAACTTCATTTGTGTTGGGATATATCCTTCTCTATAGTGGACTATGCTGGATTGCTTTTGTTAAATTAGTAGTGTTGGTTCTCCTAGGCTGTgctgtgtgttgtaatagtgtagTAAACATGTCTCCTGTTGAAGGATATGCATTGTTGTTGTAATCCTACTGGGGCTTGAGATGTTGAAGAGGAATGTTTAGTAGTGTGGCTCACATGACGAGGTGGAATGCCTAGTTGTATAAGTCACATGACTTGGTGTAGTAGCTAGGTCACTTAGCTTATTTATGTAGGCTAGGTCACATGACTAGATGTCAGGAGAAGACTGGTGTCGTTTCCATTAGGCTGCTCCTCATACGTAGTCAGCCTAGTCCAGTTTACATAATAGCCTACATTCCTGCTTGACACATTGTCATATACCTAACTATTCAACATGATGTCAATACTGTGACGATAATAAGGTTTCATGACACTCCAACTATGCAGTTAGATGATGAGGGGCTGAATGGGGTAGGGGTAAATAATGGTAcagtatctgtagtgtctgtagtaccAGGTCTGGGGATACTTTACCTTGCGAGGAATGTCTGCAGGGCATAAAACCACTCTTTACTTTGTTTCCATGCAGCAAGGAGCTATGGGAGACGTCGAGGTAAAGCCGCCTTCATGTGACGTGCAGTCTGTGTCATGTCATGTGTGTTGCGTGTTCATCCACCACACAGCATGCTTTAATGCTACTGAACTGCAGCTGCCAAAACAGTGTCTGGATACAAACAATTCAGGGTTTATAGTGTCAACATGATCGCCACTGACAGTCAATCTAAATCATTTACTATGACATCCCAAGCATTTTTACCAGCAGTTGCTCCTTTTTGAATGTATTGCCGTGGATTAGGTGGGTAGATTTGAACCCAGGTCCAAGCGACTCTCGCCCCAACATCTTAGTCTTTACTCCAAGAGACCCTAATCTCTAGAcaaggtcgctaggtgttgggttaaggtcactacagtatataaTTGCAGACGTATATGAATACTGCACAACACGTTTACATCCAGACATTGCCATAGGAAACCATAGGTTTCAGGCTTGGTTACCACTAGTTTACCTCAGTCCATTGCTCTGACTACTGCTACTGCTTTGCCCCATGGTAACAACGTGAATCCACAGCTTCCTTGCCAGACCTCAAGCTTgtcctctctgtctactgtctgtcagtcagtcacagagctcTGGCTGGAGTATTCACGGTTGTGTGTCTTGGATTTACAGCACATTTACAGTATAAATACTACATTGGACATAATCCTCTATCACTTTATGCTTGTACTTTATCTTGTAGCTACTCAGCACAAATCCTGGTGACAGATGTAAACAGCCATTACACATGTTGTTATGGACCCCGCTCATTTATCATGACTCATTATAATAATACTATCTCTATATAACATTAAGACGTTGGGCTCCATGAATGTGTTCAATCTAGGAATTGTCAGTGGGTGTTAACAGAGCTACAGCAGGTTGGTTGCTTCTGTTGTTGGCAAAGCAGAAGTATGTGCATCTGCTTGTGATGTGACTGTATGTATTCTATGCATGTGTGTATCTATGTGGATGTCATTGTCCATGTCTGCAGGTGTTCTGACCGCTGACCTGTGACCCCCTCTTCTCCAGGCCGCTCCTCCCTGTTCCCCATTGAAGACAGCCTCCTTGATGATGGGCACGGTAACCAGGGCATCCCAGGGCTTGGCCCTAACTGTTACCCCCACCAGAACGGGGAGCGCATCGAGCGTTTCTCACGCAAAGTGTTTGTGGGCGGCCTGCCCCCTGACATAGAtgaaggtgagaggaggaagagcataacacagcataacacagtgTTGTTAGTTCAGTGAATCAGTTGATATGCTGTTATGAAAGGTTGTTTTTCCTTCTCCCGTTACTCCTCACACATCTGCCTTCCTCTCGCCTCTTCTTTCTATCTCTCGTCAGATGAGATCACCAACAGTTTCCGTCGCTTTGGCCACCTGGTGGTGGACTGGCCACACAAGGCTGAGAGCAAATCCTACTTCCCCCCCAAAGGTAAAGCTCACCTCAGACTTTCTTTAACTgaaattgaaataaatgtatgtCATAAAGGTATGTTTtagcactgtatactgtataaatATGGCTGGTAGCAATCAATGATGGCCTTAAGACTCCTGGAAGAGACAGTACAGCTGGTTGACCAACATCCTCTTTCCCAGATGACTAACCTACATAGTCTGTATATAGTACTTTTTCAAATTGAAATAATTCAGTGTATTTGTAGCAGTATTACCCCACACTATTGTATATGCTGTCCTGTTCCTgagagtgtgttgtgtgtgttgcctAGGTTACGCCTTCCTGCTGTTCCAGGAAGAGAGCTCAGTGCAGGCTCTGATTGAGGCCTGCATGGAGGAGGACGGCAAGCTCTACCTGTGTGTCTCCAGCCCCACCATCAAAGACAAGCCTGTGAGTCCAACACAAACCCAGCTCTCTGTAGGGCCATTCCCACCAGCAAGGACATCTGTGAGACTAGCAACACCTACGCAGTGTAATTCCATCTTGCGATTATTCAATGTATgggatatgtgtgatgtgtgtgtgtctccaggtccAGATTCGTCCGTGGAACCTGAGTGACAGTGACTTTGTGATGGACGGCTCTCAGCCCCTGGATCCTCGCAAGACCATCTTCGTAGGAGGGGTCCCCCGCCCTCTCAGAGCAGGTAAacacttccctcatctccctctatcAGATCCACATGACATCTCAGCTGGGCCTCTAGTTGATCTACTCTGTAATTGGACTGGGATGTTTGTGTTGGTGATGGTAGATGTTGAAATACGTAGATAAACAGATGTTGTGTTTTGAGTAATAAGGAGCACCTGAGAGCGGCCAATGTTTTCCCTATGTAATGACAATCTGACAACCCCTcctccactttctctctcaccccttaaCCATCTCACCTACCCATGTGTCACTTCTCCATCTCCTTCCCCCACTCTTTACTCTTTTGTTTCTTCTCCTGTTCCGTCTCTCTCCAGTGGAGTTGGCCATGATTATGGACCGTCTCTATGGGGGGGTCTGCTATGCTGGCATCGACACCGATCCAGAGCTCAAGTACCCCAAAGGTGCGGGGCGCGTCGCATTCTCCAATCAGCAGAGTTACATCGCTGCCATCAGCGCCAGATTTGTCCAGCTGCAACATGGAGACATTGACAAGAGGGtacagtcctccctccctccacttcccATCTAATTAACCACACAATCCTGCTGGAGACATTCTCCTCCTGATTTCCTAGGGATgcagatagagaatgagagagtgagtgtgtgagagagtcagTCCTCGTGAGGATTTGTGGTTCAAAGAAAAACAGTGTGTGTTCCAATAGCATCACACGCAGATAGTCTGACGGTGGTTGCTATGGAGAGGAGAAAGCTTATTAGTGCTGATTGAATTAGTTCCATttccagtctcctctcccttttcacccttctctctctctctctctctcttcctctctctctctctctctctctttctctctctctctctctctctctctctctctctctctctcttttacagtaCATGCAATGTATCCATACCTATTGTTTTTAGGTATATTATGCACCCTTTTATACACTCTTGCTCTCTCAGTACCTGTGTTATCTCTATGTTATCTCTATGTTATCTCCCTGTACCCTTACAGGTGGAGGTAAAGCCCTATGTTCTGGACGACCAGCTGTGTGATGAGTGTCAGGGTGCACGTTGCGGTGGGAAGTTTGCCCCTTTCTTCTGCGCCAACGTGACCTGCCTGCAGTACTACTGTGAGTTCTGCTGGGCTAACATCCACTCCCGCGCCGGCCGAGAATTCCACAAGCCGCTGGTCAAAGAGGGGGCTGACCGCCCACGCCAAATCCACTTCCGCTGGAACTGAAGAGGAACGCGACCACACGTCACCATGGCGACACGGTCAGAAGGAACGGTCAAGGAAGAGAGACATCACCAGGCAGGAAAAAGTGCATCGCTCTGCCTCTTACCCTAAGCTATCAGTATAGAGTACataacagtatacagtatatatatctttTGTAGCAGCCAAACACTACAAGCCTCAGTTTTTCACCAAAACCCCCCTCACATCTCAGGCTCTGACAACTTTTTTGTGGTACTTTAATGTTTTTTAAGAGGAGATTTAAAAAGAGATTGATTTTTTGTAGGTTTTTCAAATTATTTTTATATGTGAGATTTAACGTAGATATGAGAATGTTTTTGCATGGGAGcagcccatctgtctgtctgtctgtctgctgctagcCACCCCCTAGTGGGTGTAGCGTGCCCTTGTTTCTGGGAAAACCTTGATTCTATAATCTGAACGCCTGCCCCAGGTCATTTACCAAAGGTAACAAAACGATAGTAAGCATAAAAGTGATACATTTCTGCCACAAAACAAACTCTTATTTTTTATTGTTGATAATAATTTGTTATTTTTTTCCCATCAGGGAAGCCATTTACAAAAATTGAGGTTATTTTTGCTCTCATTTTGACCTGAAAAAATATTACCTCAAAATATGAATCTGGTTTTTATTAATTCTATTTAACCTTTTTAATCACAAGCTATATTAGAAGCTTTGCTGCTATATATAATATATGAATAGATGTATAGGTGGTATATATTAACGCCAGCTATAAACCAGAATCTTGAAAAATGAAATGCAGTCCGCACTCACACACTCATGGCCACCTTTGCCATGGAAGAATAGAATGTGAAAATTGAAGTGCATGTTTGTGTCTATACACCCTTTGCATGCAAGATAGACTTAACCAATACATGTAGGATAAAAAACAAACTACAGAAACTATATAACAGAAAACACTCAAATCCTACTTTgaatagcaacaacaacaaaaacgtcAGAAGCCTAGGtgtaagaaaatatatatataaaaatgaagACAAAGGAAAATACATGAAAACGACTTAACATTCAAAAATCTTGCATGCATTGATGTTGATCTGTTGTTTGAACCATTTACATACTTATTATACAAGAAAAGCGATATTGGTTCTAAACTAGTGGATGCCGCCATTTTGTGATGTGGTGGTTTGTATGGAGTAATGAACCCTGTTGAGAAGCTGAGTGGCGTTCAGTCAGTGGTTAGTGTCTGTGTCGTGTCTGTGCTGTCTGTGTGGATCTTGTTGGTGTGTGGAATGAGGTTTTAGTTTAGTAACAATGTAGGTAAACTAGAGGAGAATGAGAACATCACAACATTTTGCCTTCACCCTTCCTATCCTCCTCACCTTTGTATAGTTCCAGAGGTTACTCTAATGTAGCATAACCCTTTGCAGACCGAAAGCATACACAGAAGCCAGGCTGGATCTGATTTCTACAGGCATAAGACTGGGAGATGTGTGTTTATGCCATGTGTTAGGCTAGTTGGCCAATTTAAACCACTGTTCAGATGTTGAACAAGAGAAGGATCCGTAAGAAGAAGGATCCGTAAGAAAGCGTCTGTCCAACATCTGTTCCTGAGTTGTGTTATCAGGCTACTCAGTTTGATACACTGTTCTCCAAAACAACCAGGCTCCCATACATATTGTAGTTACAAGTTATTAGACTCCAGACCTGTAGAAAGTGATCCAGTTGTATGTCCTGCTAATGCAAGATGACAAAGACACACTCCCTCATATATTTTCAGTGATGGGGAAataattttaatttaaaaaattggATAACTGTGTTCTTTGTTTATCTAACtgtgaccctgtctctctgtgagcAATGACCTGCTGGTGCCCTAGCCAGCtgtctggtactgtacatgtctgtatctctacagtataATATCCCTGTTATCCTTGTGTCATTGTGTTTCCTGGTGTGGAGTCAGTCCTTGGTATGCGGTTTAGACGTGGTTCAAGGGTCAAGTGtgtactgtcactactactacttcatGGATATAAGATTGTTTATGTTAATTTATTCACCTATTAGATTGTTTATTTGTTCATGTCTTTAACTTGTGAGTTGggaccccctctctgtcccctgcctCTCTAATCACTTTTGATAATATATTATGCACTACCTTTTCTATATTTTCCCTCTGATTATTTGATTCTTGACTCGTTTTCACCCTACCAGTTAGTCAGCTGATTCAATGCAGACATGGTTTGGGCAACAACCTATTTTGCTCAATTTAATCACTCTTAAAAGATTCAGTTCTGCCGAACTTCTACCGATTTATAATTCTACCAGATGATTTTATTTTTTCATAATGACTTATTTAAGAAATTTTGTGAGGAGGCATTGGTCTTAGGTTTTTCTATGTGAATGAAGCAGTATTCTAATATGTTCTAATGTATTCGTAGGGGGTCCTgttgtctgtcagtctctccgtCAACTGAAAGAAGGAAGAAGTGCCACAGGGTACTGTGCTATGATGATTGGCTCTAGAGAAAATGGTGGCCAAAAAACGATGAGCAACCATTCAAAGCAAATGAAGGATCGTTATTAAGCCCCCACCCTGTTTGTTCTTTGTCCCGGTGGCCTCGGCTCTCGTGGTGTGGTTGGTGTTGtgctcagaacagaacagagctctCTTGTACTTTGTCACCATTGACATGTAACACGACTCCTTGTGCTGTTTGTTGAGTAATGGGTCCTATTTTCTAAGTTGAACACTGTTactttgtatgtgtgtctttttTTTTGTAAGAATCATATTTATTTCACTATTTTTGTAGACAAATAACTATTTGATTTTGATTGTATTTTTCTATTTCAAtaggttattattattagtagtagtagtagtagtattacacaCATTTTAGTGACCCTAATATTCTAATTATGTCTGGCTCTGTTGAAagacaaaaataaacaaaagatTTGAACAAATAATTATGTAATTGATGTATCAATATATGACTGTTTTAATATATCAATATGGTTAATATACAAGTACACATTTACACCTTTTATTTGAAGGAAGGAAACATTGAGGGTTCTATTATATTCATGGAAGACACTTGAGATTCTCCCCCTGTTGCATCGAGGCCTGCGGTGCCTCTCCTCATGGATGCTCTGAAACTTGAATATAACACATTTTGAAAGGCTGATTAACCTCGAATATGTGTTGTGACGTGCAATACTGTTTCTAATGTTTGTATAAAAAGTAAAAATGACAGTGTAAACCTTTTTAATGCAGATTTATTTTTTTCATTGCATATTTTGCAGATTTCTGATCCACAGTGTCATTTTTTACTGTCAGAAAAGAAACCCCTTTTTTTCATTGCAACTATTTTTCAATCCAGATATCTTTGTACTGATGTAAATGATTGTAGTTATTTTGGATAGTGTTTTGCTACCAAAAGGAGAGAAGTTTTCATGCATATTTCTATTTAATTTTAttccgttttttattttatttaatagaAGCAGAATACTTGGAATAATTTTTCATATTATGTCATTgatattattttgtatttttatgtggaaatatatataattttaagATGCCAATTGCTAAGATATTATTTTAATTTGAATTATTTTTAAGCTAAATCTTTGTAATATTGTTAAAGTAACTCATTTCTAAATCGGAGTTTGTGTATGAATTCACAAAAGTGGTTTATGAGGTGTTCGGATTGTAATTATTACTCAATGGTTCTTTGATATGCAAAATTAATATCATGTCGATTTtaatttttgttttgtatttaaatgGGGTGTTGATTACAATCTGTTTTCTTTCATTTCCTGAATAAATAAAGACCCATTCTGTTCAGACACAACATGCCTGCCTTTTTGTGTTTGTCAAAAGGCTTTGCCTATTGTTTAGGATGACATTGCTTTTGCGTAGGTATACTTTGACTTCACTCTACAGGGAGAAATGACCCTCTGCTTACTAGCCTAACTGTACAAGGAGTCCTCTAGTTGTATGTCTGAATAGGAGTGTAATGAGTGATATTAATCATTATATGCCTCCTCTGAGTCTATAGAACAGCGACTATTCTTGAGAAGTTCTTAAATGCATTTTAGACCCGGACAGAGGCTGGGCTCCCCTGTGACTAGTAGATATATGGCCAGGGTCATTGTGCAGTCAATATGGTAAACTGCTTAGCACAGCAAGCATCCTGGGAGAGTATGCGAGAGAGGCGAGGCAAGGGTAGATTCACAGTAAATGGGTTTGGAGATCAGTTTTGACAGGTGGCCAGATGTGACCATTACCAGGGTAAAGGTGGCCGTCATTTGCACACTCAGAACACCTGCCTGTGCTTCCACGGAGAGATTGTGTGTCACTAGCCAAACACCAGCCAGGAGCCCATCCTACAGCACCCCAATACCAAAGGCCCTATACCATACCATAGCCATCCTCCTCACAGTCCTAAA is a genomic window of Oncorhynchus nerka isolate Pitt River linkage group LG24, Oner_Uvic_2.0, whole genome shotgun sequence containing:
- the LOC115108507 gene encoding cytoplasmic polyadenylation element-binding protein 2-like isoform X2 — protein: MDSPITHHINNGNGSSTGNMLSGGLGGGFPNLQNQEMQNPSGASASPPLPGFGTPWSVQTSSPPPPVSNSANPIHHSNAINQLPHTDPDNSFYPGIPSSINPAFFQSFSPVSTNPCPGINVQGFSSQFSPQINAHQQPQQQSRRSPVSPQMHPQHHHQHQQGAFLQQRNNYNHHHQSMVKQSPWTGSHQGSGWGSGNMSWGRDHRRGGGMGIPGSVSQVSPMKKPFPSNVIAPPKFPRSAGSMGPKSWMEENMFRTDSNSNTLMPLQERSRMYDSLNMHSLESSLIDIMRAEQDPMKGRVGCPHPGADGLLMLNGRSSLFPIEDSLLDDGHGNQGIPGLGPNCYPHQNGERIERFSRKVFVGGLPPDIDEDEITNSFRRFGHLVVDWPHKAESKSYFPPKGYAFLLFQEESSVQALIEACMEEDGKLYLCVSSPTIKDKPVQIRPWNLSDSDFVMDGSQPLDPRKTIFVGGVPRPLRAVELAMIMDRLYGGVCYAGIDTDPELKYPKGAGRVAFSNQQSYIAAISARFVQLQHGDIDKRVEVKPYVLDDQLCDECQGARCGGKFAPFFCANVTCLQYYCEFCWANIHSRAGREFHKPLVKEGADRPRQIHFRWN
- the LOC115108507 gene encoding cytoplasmic polyadenylation element-binding protein 2-like isoform X1; the protein is MDSPITHHINNGNGSSTGNMLSGGLGGGFPNLQNQEMQNPSGASASPPLPGFGTPWSVQTSSPPPPVSNSANPIHHSNAINQLPHTDPDNSFYPGIPSSINPAFFQSFSPVSTNPCPGINVQGFSSQFSPQINAHQQPQQQSRRSPVSPQMHPQHHHQHQQGAFLQQRNNYNHHHQSMVKQSPWTGSHQGSGWGSGNMSWGRDHRRGGGMGIPGSVSQVSPMKKPFPSNVIAPPKFPRSAGSMGPKSWMEENMFRTDSNSNTLMPLQERSRMYDSLNMHSLESSLIDIMRAEQDPMKGRVGCPHPGADGLLMLNARSYGRRRGRSSLFPIEDSLLDDGHGNQGIPGLGPNCYPHQNGERIERFSRKVFVGGLPPDIDEDEITNSFRRFGHLVVDWPHKAESKSYFPPKGYAFLLFQEESSVQALIEACMEEDGKLYLCVSSPTIKDKPVQIRPWNLSDSDFVMDGSQPLDPRKTIFVGGVPRPLRAVELAMIMDRLYGGVCYAGIDTDPELKYPKGAGRVAFSNQQSYIAAISARFVQLQHGDIDKRVEVKPYVLDDQLCDECQGARCGGKFAPFFCANVTCLQYYCEFCWANIHSRAGREFHKPLVKEGADRPRQIHFRWN
- the LOC115108507 gene encoding cytoplasmic polyadenylation element-binding protein 2-like isoform X3, with protein sequence MDSPITHHINNGNGSSTGNMLSGGLGGGFPNLQNQEMQNPSGASASPPLPGFGTPWSVQTSSPPPPVSNSANPIHHSNAINQLPHTDPDNSFYPGIPSSINPAFFQSFSPVSTNPCPGINVQGFSSQFSPQINAHQQPQQQSRRSPVSPQMHPQHHHQHQQGAFLQQRNNYNHHHQSMVKQSPWTGSHQGSGWGSGNMSWGRDHRRGGGMGIPGSVSQVSPMKKPFPSNVIAPPKFPRSAGSMGPKSWMEENMFRTDSNSNTLMPLQERSRMYDSLNMHSLESSLIDIMRAEQDPMKGRSSLFPIEDSLLDDGHGNQGIPGLGPNCYPHQNGERIERFSRKVFVGGLPPDIDEDEITNSFRRFGHLVVDWPHKAESKSYFPPKGYAFLLFQEESSVQALIEACMEEDGKLYLCVSSPTIKDKPVQIRPWNLSDSDFVMDGSQPLDPRKTIFVGGVPRPLRAVELAMIMDRLYGGVCYAGIDTDPELKYPKGAGRVAFSNQQSYIAAISARFVQLQHGDIDKRVEVKPYVLDDQLCDECQGARCGGKFAPFFCANVTCLQYYCEFCWANIHSRAGREFHKPLVKEGADRPRQIHFRWN